A stretch of Candidatus Vicinibacter affinis DNA encodes these proteins:
- a CDS encoding histidine kinase codes for MKYLKSITIQLIMLWHLTPSNSQSAYFSYPYKQITVAQGLHDMQIRDVLIDDDNYVWILTQGGLNGYDGKNVHTYQLGSIAESYMIKIIKGKNGLFGQSSSCIFHFDGIRTENLTSKLNLNFTNMNLLLEDKDGFIWIKSENSLFAVMNNKLEPIECIYPELDNLKIQYAWGNPSWDNIYILTSQNALISFSSDRGIIFTDSLTFQAVEKISYTKNGQNSNPSSINFYVHGKNNFEGIYTIDNEHLIKVAKRSSYAPNLMAINKNAPLTYIDNYDNVSSLFILKDSIYIPTDWLPVNHIRFSCTLGRNIFAGTDDGFLVINLNGLESYQNTSIKYPWSIIPFSDTSLLITTYKSGVFEINKMGKVLKSISFPKNFHYPYFETQILSNYQILKSKILIGSGMGFYYLDKEIGKPSQLLLNKAAEAFSFDNYRNAPIIGTDIINWISQDYKVLIDSMDLSQNEKQPINELITYPDSILWSATNSGIQKTLLHPLKKHLKFYSSSIKNLPCQGAVSFAVDPFGRFWVGGTCGLLLYQSDLDTFVSVFDNIIHERINQICINPSNILIAVSNKNIYCLNISSDQPEILRIFNSDNGFSLYEPSENGICLTDNHLVWIPSENGIQRLDINQISQSSIKPSIKILSIGNNTIGLDPKKLDQFEVNGSSALINFYIISHDSEKWQFKFKLNSHESPIWQQGTEILIQNLKHGVNVIEIIACTINQNSNICIKFKTNIKTNLPFIQRQSSYFTIGLLFIILVCVIIWYYISTLKTKQKLSHLNLDLLKNRLRTIQSYLNPHFLFNTLTTLQDYILHKDRHEGSDLIVRLSRIFRHVLKLGYLEKKNNGFQIDLIKLSEELSLIKDIVFLQNLQQVKPVLFAIELAEHLNAEHIFIPPLLIQPFVENSFKHAFTGKESAPEIKLIFTMNEKQLFINIQDNGKGFDKNSKSTHGTNIGLRLAKERMDILNSLNIENNITIDNLSPTGTEVSITIKRIQ; via the coding sequence ATGAAATACCTTAAATCCATAACAATTCAATTGATAATGCTCTGGCACCTTACACCAAGCAATTCACAATCCGCATATTTTTCATATCCATACAAACAAATAACCGTTGCACAAGGTCTTCATGACATGCAGATTAGAGATGTATTAATTGATGATGATAATTATGTGTGGATTTTAACTCAGGGCGGACTAAATGGTTATGATGGGAAAAATGTCCATACTTACCAGTTAGGAAGTATTGCTGAAAGCTATATGATTAAAATCATTAAGGGTAAAAATGGACTGTTTGGTCAAAGCTCTAGTTGTATTTTTCATTTCGATGGTATTAGAACTGAAAATCTAACATCTAAGCTAAATCTCAATTTCACTAACATGAATTTACTGTTGGAGGACAAAGATGGATTCATATGGATTAAATCTGAAAACAGTCTATTTGCAGTTATGAACAATAAACTCGAACCTATAGAATGTATATATCCTGAATTAGACAACTTAAAAATTCAGTATGCTTGGGGAAATCCGTCATGGGACAATATTTATATACTAACATCTCAAAATGCATTAATTTCATTTTCTAGTGATAGGGGCATTATTTTTACTGATTCACTTACATTTCAAGCTGTTGAAAAAATATCATATACTAAAAATGGTCAGAATTCAAATCCTTCTTCAATTAATTTTTATGTTCACGGAAAAAATAACTTTGAAGGAATTTATACAATCGATAATGAACATTTGATAAAAGTGGCAAAGAGGAGTTCCTATGCTCCAAACCTTATGGCAATTAATAAAAACGCACCCCTAACTTATATCGATAATTATGATAATGTTTCAAGTCTGTTTATACTAAAAGATAGCATTTATATCCCCACAGATTGGCTACCAGTCAATCATATCAGATTTTCTTGTACCCTTGGAAGAAATATATTTGCTGGAACTGATGATGGATTTTTGGTAATTAATTTAAACGGTTTGGAAAGTTATCAAAATACATCTATAAAATATCCTTGGTCCATAATTCCATTTAGTGATACGAGTTTGCTCATTACCACATACAAATCAGGAGTCTTCGAGATAAATAAAATGGGAAAGGTGTTGAAGAGTATTAGTTTTCCAAAGAATTTTCATTACCCCTATTTTGAGACACAAATTCTATCCAATTACCAAATATTAAAATCTAAGATTTTAATTGGATCCGGTATGGGATTCTATTATCTTGATAAAGAAATAGGCAAACCAAGCCAATTGCTGCTCAACAAAGCCGCTGAAGCATTTAGTTTTGACAATTATAGGAATGCCCCAATCATTGGCACTGATATAATAAATTGGATTTCGCAAGATTATAAAGTGCTAATAGATTCAATGGATTTAAGTCAAAATGAGAAACAACCGATCAATGAATTAATTACCTATCCTGATTCTATACTATGGTCAGCGACTAATTCTGGAATTCAAAAAACATTATTACATCCTTTAAAAAAACACTTGAAGTTCTATTCAAGTTCAATAAAAAATCTTCCATGTCAAGGGGCTGTTAGTTTTGCTGTGGATCCATTTGGCAGATTCTGGGTGGGAGGTACTTGCGGACTGCTACTATATCAATCAGATCTAGATACATTTGTTTCAGTATTTGATAACATAATCCACGAAAGGATTAACCAAATTTGCATTAATCCTTCAAATATATTAATCGCAGTTTCCAACAAGAATATTTACTGCTTAAATATTTCATCTGATCAACCAGAGATATTAAGAATATTCAACTCAGATAATGGATTCAGTCTTTATGAGCCTTCAGAAAACGGAATATGTCTTACGGATAATCACCTTGTTTGGATACCTTCAGAAAACGGAATTCAACGATTAGATATTAATCAAATTTCCCAAAGTTCTATTAAACCTTCAATTAAAATTTTATCAATAGGTAATAATACCATCGGTCTTGATCCAAAGAAATTGGACCAATTTGAAGTTAACGGTTCATCGGCACTAATTAATTTCTACATTATAAGTCATGACTCAGAGAAATGGCAATTTAAATTCAAATTAAATAGTCATGAGAGCCCAATATGGCAGCAAGGAACTGAAATATTAATTCAAAATTTAAAACATGGGGTAAATGTCATTGAAATTATTGCTTGTACTATTAATCAGAATTCTAATATTTGTATAAAATTCAAAACTAATATTAAGACAAACCTACCTTTTATTCAAAGACAGTCTAGTTATTTTACTATTGGATTGCTTTTTATTATTTTGGTTTGCGTAATTATATGGTACTATATATCAACTTTAAAGACTAAACAAAAACTATCTCATTTAAATTTAGATCTTCTTAAAAATAGATTACGCACTATACAGAGTTATTTAAATCCACATTTTCTATTCAATACACTTACTACCCTTCAAGACTATATCTTGCATAAGGATCGACATGAAGGCAGCGATTTGATTGTTCGACTTTCTAGAATATTTAGACATGTTTTGAAACTAGGCTACTTAGAAAAGAAAAATAATGGGTTCCAAATAGATCTCATTAAGTTATCAGAAGAATTGTCATTAATTAAAGATATCGTATTTCTTCAAAATCTTCAACAAGTTAAACCTGTGCTTTTTGCAATAGAATTGGCTGAACATCTCAATGCTGAACATATTTTTATACCGCCTCTTTTAATTCAACCATTCGTAGAAAATTCTTTTAAGCATGCTTTCACTGGCAAAGAATCTGCGCCAGAAATCAAATTGATATTTACTATGAATGAAAAACAATTATTCATTAATATCCAAGATAATGGAAAAGGATTTGATAAAAATTCTAAATCAACACATGGGACCAATATTGGATTAAGATTAGCGAAAGAAAGAATGGATATTCTTAATTCATTAAATATTGAAAACAATATTACAATAGATAACTTGAGTCCAACTGGTACTGAAGTAAGTATAACCATAAAACGAATACAATGA
- a CDS encoding response regulator transcription factor — protein MKAIIVEDNPSAVNLLKSFLLEYPLPIDVCFVAADVDEASKAIQKHRPELWFLDIQLSDQLVFNLFNELDPEIVKSSSIIFITAYFNADYIHQALKTAAVDYIQKPFDIDQLFKAIDNAISKSQSNDLLSRIANLEHLVNNMANKDNKLPLFRVNGKIDYVALDEVIYFNSDDTITRFHLKTSEIIPSSKSLKYYTDYVEDLKQFFKISKQAVINLNHLLTFDKKTSTVHLDGPTTLEVSRRCSTELADRFKRKSENS, from the coding sequence ATGAAAGCCATAATTGTCGAAGACAACCCATCAGCGGTAAATTTACTAAAATCATTTTTACTCGAATATCCATTACCCATAGATGTTTGCTTTGTAGCTGCTGATGTCGATGAGGCTTCTAAAGCGATTCAAAAACATCGTCCAGAACTTTGGTTTTTAGATATTCAATTATCAGATCAATTGGTCTTTAATTTATTCAATGAATTAGATCCTGAAATTGTAAAGTCGTCATCCATAATATTTATTACAGCATATTTCAATGCTGATTACATCCATCAAGCATTGAAAACAGCTGCTGTGGATTACATACAAAAACCATTTGACATTGATCAACTATTTAAAGCCATCGATAACGCTATATCCAAGTCTCAAAGCAACGATTTATTGTCTAGAATTGCAAATCTGGAACATTTGGTTAATAATATGGCAAATAAAGATAATAAATTACCGCTTTTTAGGGTAAATGGTAAAATAGACTATGTGGCACTTGATGAAGTTATTTATTTCAATTCAGATGATACCATTACTAGATTTCACTTAAAAACATCTGAAATTATACCTTCTTCTAAATCATTAAAATATTACACAGATTATGTTGAAGACTTAAAGCAATTCTTTAAAATCTCAAAACAGGCGGTTATCAACTTAAATCATTTACTGACATTTGATAAGAAAACGTCGACAGTGCATTTAGATGGACCAACAACGCTAGAAGTATCTCGTCGCTGTTCAACAGAACTTGCTGATCGCTTTAAAAGAAAATCTGAAAATTCTTAA